One part of the Prionailurus bengalensis isolate Pbe53 chromosome B2, Fcat_Pben_1.1_paternal_pri, whole genome shotgun sequence genome encodes these proteins:
- the DACT2 gene encoding dapper homolog 2 isoform X2 produces the protein MAGRRNRWEPGRSPAVHKASISKEGMNRIFVFNGVPWMQLSDFLMVTESLGGRLVKMQVPGCGRESQARLRRQDVGLKPHLEQPDVCRPCGEAADSDSRPSSGFYELSDGGSCSLSASRTSVSSDRVYSLGTLLPADPTARPRSADDTTVHGAPLPTCRPQATEEGECRPRPVSTGDLERVLLSAVVPQKASTDPTSTTLLCHGMGLPAHGPDPKYRRDLVSTGGREVYPYPSPLHAVALQSPLFALPRDALHADSQPPPRKPPPGPTGPSIPTRPVLEAGPAAAYIDRLLRLRARGTPARSSVGEQGPPSPQAFGGQRADGPDGLEKLVCTPGRAGAGRLAQRGDASRDRLEQQGVGTPRPSSLPKGGPKPSSGCVRGDTVLGSPPPRCGRAQVAASSQERTVLSPARKAGGESPALAPEGCGRPPFAVSGAALLGLKAGAPRTKAVKIRRGASDKVLRFGGQPPTGGALATPQLPPELGAGLRRRPTPAGVAPSRSCSEPRLYPVPFLVPLLVARREARGGPALALFPSEAAAVAAGGEAQKQRRWLSSVEVSGGLGPHRPAVSRGGGQRPVCVRARPRLPPRAPRARSESEGSEHSAEGASLPPSAATETSEDDRASDHTASCFGDKESSSSDSEGGAWPGARPPQLPRAPAARRPPLPPVPKVCRIKASKALKRKIRRFQPASLRVMTMV, from the exons ATGGCAGGCAGGAGAAACAGGTGGGAACCAGGCCGTTCTCCCGCGGTTCACAAAGCAAGCATTTCAAAGGAAGGGATGAACcgaatatttgtttttaatggcgTTCCCTGGATGCAGTTGTCAGACTTTCTCATGGTCACAGAAAGCCTTGGCGGGAGGCTTGTCAAGATGCAGGTGCCCGGGTGTGGCCGAGAGTCTCAG GCCCGTCTAAGACGCCAGGACGTCGGCCTAAAACCCCACCTGGAGCAGCCGGACGTGTGCAGACCCTGCGGCGAGGCGGCCGACAGTGACAGCAGGCCCAGCTCAG GCTTCTACGAGCTGAGTGATGGTGGTTCCTGCTCCCTGTCGGCCTCCCGCACGTCCGTGAGCAGTGACCGCGTGTACTCCTTGGGCACTTTGCTGCCAGCTGACCCCACGGCCAGGCCCCGGTCAGCCGACGACACCACCGTGCACGGAGCCCCCCTGCCCACCTGTAGACCGCAGGCCACCGAGGAGGGCGAGTGCCGGCCCAGGCCGGTGTCTACAG GTGATCTCGAAAGAGTCCTGCTGTCTGCGGTGGTGCCCCAGAaagccagcacagaccccacatcCACAACCCTCCTCTGCCACGGGATGGGGCTGCCAGCCCACGGGCCGGACCCCAAGTACCGGCGTGACCTGGTGTCCACGGGGGGCAGGGAGGTGTACCCGTACCCCAGCCCCCTGCACGCTGTAGCTCTGCAGAGCCCGCTCTTCGCTCTGCCCAGGGACGCCCTGCACGCCGACTCCCAGCCGCCCCCTAGGAagccccctcccggccccacaGGCCCGTCGATCCCGACAAGACCTGTCCTTGAGGCCGGCCCCGCTGCAGCCTATATAGACAGGCTACTGAGGCTGCGGGCCCGAGGGACCCCCGCGAGGAGCAGTGTGGGTGAGCAGGGGCCCCCATCCCCGCAGGCATTTGGTGGCCAGAGAGCAGACGGTCCAGACGGCCTAGAGAAGCTGGTGTGCACCCCCGGGAGAGCAGGAGCGGGCAGGCTGGCCCAGAGAGGGGACGCCAGCAGGGACCGCCTCGAGCAGCAGGGTGTGGGCACCCCGCGCCCCAGCAGCCTTCCAAAGGGGGGACCCAAGCCCTCCAGTGGCTGCGTCCGTGGGGACACCGTGCTGGGCTCCCCTCCGCCGAGGTGTGGGCGTGCCCAGGTGGCCGCCAGCAGTCAGGAGAGGACAGTCCTGTCGCCTGCCAGGAAGGCAGGAGGAGAGAGCCCCGCTCTGGCCCCCGAGGGGTGTGGCCGCCCCCCATTTGCTGTCAGCGGAGCTGCTCTCCTGGGGCTAAAAGCGGGCGCCCCCAGGACAAAGGCTGTGAAGATCAGGAGAGGGGCCAGTGACAAGGTCCTGAGGTTTGGGGGGCAACCGCCAACGGGGGGTGCCCTCGCCACCCCCCAGCTGCCTCCCGAGTTGGGGGCCGGTCTCAGGAGGAGGCCCACGCCGGCCGGGGTGGCGCCCAGCCGGTCCTGCTCTGAGCCCAGACTCTACCCCGTGCCCTTCCTGGTGCCCCTGCTGGTGGCCCGACGGGAGGCCCGCGGGGGCCCCGCGCTGGCCTTGTTCCCCTCAGAAGCGGCTGCTGTGGCGGCcgggggggaggcacagaaacaGCGCCGGTGGCTGTCCTCCGTGGAGGTCTCGGGCGGCCTGGGGCCCCACAGGCCGGCAGTGAGCAGAGGGGGCGGGCAGCGGCCCGTGTGCGTCCGGGCCAGGCCCAGGCTGCCCCCCCGGGCCCCCCGCGCCAGGAGCGAGTCAGAGGGCTCCGAGCACTCTGCCGAGggtgcctccctgcctccatctgCTGCCACCGAGACCAGCGAGGACGACAGGGCCAGCGACCACACTGCCAGCTGCTTTGGGGACAAGGAGTCCAGCAGCAGTGACTCGGAAGGCGGGGCCTGGCCTGGGGCGCGTCCCCCACAGCTCCCGCGGGCCCCAGCCGCCCGCAGGCCGCCCCTGCCCCCCGTGCCCAAAGTGTGCCGGATCAAGGCCTCCAAGGCCCTGAAGAGAAAGATCCGGAGGTTCCAGCCGGCGTCACTGAGGGTCATGACCATGGTGTGA
- the DACT2 gene encoding dapper homolog 2 isoform X3: MMFSLWKYTGGDTLRPACHGLCFILVSEGTFDSLHKVRRQARLRRQDVGLKPHLEQPDVCRPCGEAADSDSRPSSGFYELSDGGSCSLSASRTSVSSDRVYSLGTLLPADPTARPRSADDTTVHGAPLPTCRPQATEEGECRPRPVSTGDLERVLLSAVVPQKASTDPTSTTLLCHGMGLPAHGPDPKYRRDLVSTGGREVYPYPSPLHAVALQSPLFALPRDALHADSQPPPRKPPPGPTGPSIPTRPVLEAGPAAAYIDRLLRLRARGTPARSSVGEQGPPSPQAFGGQRADGPDGLEKLVCTPGRAGAGRLAQRGDASRDRLEQQGVGTPRPSSLPKGGPKPSSGCVRGDTVLGSPPPRCGRAQVAASSQERTVLSPARKAGGESPALAPEGCGRPPFAVSGAALLGLKAGAPRTKAVKIRRGASDKVLRFGGQPPTGGALATPQLPPELGAGLRRRPTPAGVAPSRSCSEPRLYPVPFLVPLLVARREARGGPALALFPSEAAAVAAGGEAQKQRRWLSSVEVSGGLGPHRPAVSRGGGQRPVCVRARPRLPPRAPRARSESEGSEHSAEGASLPPSAATETSEDDRASDHTASCFGDKESSSSDSEGGAWPGARPPQLPRAPAARRPPLPPVPKVCRIKASKALKRKIRRFQPASLRVMTMV; this comes from the exons ATGATGTTTTCCCTGTGGAAATACACGGGTGGAGATACTCTGCGGCCGGCTTGCCATGGATTATGCTTTATCCTGGTGTCAGAAGGGACTTTTGACTCTTTGCACAAAGTTAGACGCCAA GCCCGTCTAAGACGCCAGGACGTCGGCCTAAAACCCCACCTGGAGCAGCCGGACGTGTGCAGACCCTGCGGCGAGGCGGCCGACAGTGACAGCAGGCCCAGCTCAG GCTTCTACGAGCTGAGTGATGGTGGTTCCTGCTCCCTGTCGGCCTCCCGCACGTCCGTGAGCAGTGACCGCGTGTACTCCTTGGGCACTTTGCTGCCAGCTGACCCCACGGCCAGGCCCCGGTCAGCCGACGACACCACCGTGCACGGAGCCCCCCTGCCCACCTGTAGACCGCAGGCCACCGAGGAGGGCGAGTGCCGGCCCAGGCCGGTGTCTACAG GTGATCTCGAAAGAGTCCTGCTGTCTGCGGTGGTGCCCCAGAaagccagcacagaccccacatcCACAACCCTCCTCTGCCACGGGATGGGGCTGCCAGCCCACGGGCCGGACCCCAAGTACCGGCGTGACCTGGTGTCCACGGGGGGCAGGGAGGTGTACCCGTACCCCAGCCCCCTGCACGCTGTAGCTCTGCAGAGCCCGCTCTTCGCTCTGCCCAGGGACGCCCTGCACGCCGACTCCCAGCCGCCCCCTAGGAagccccctcccggccccacaGGCCCGTCGATCCCGACAAGACCTGTCCTTGAGGCCGGCCCCGCTGCAGCCTATATAGACAGGCTACTGAGGCTGCGGGCCCGAGGGACCCCCGCGAGGAGCAGTGTGGGTGAGCAGGGGCCCCCATCCCCGCAGGCATTTGGTGGCCAGAGAGCAGACGGTCCAGACGGCCTAGAGAAGCTGGTGTGCACCCCCGGGAGAGCAGGAGCGGGCAGGCTGGCCCAGAGAGGGGACGCCAGCAGGGACCGCCTCGAGCAGCAGGGTGTGGGCACCCCGCGCCCCAGCAGCCTTCCAAAGGGGGGACCCAAGCCCTCCAGTGGCTGCGTCCGTGGGGACACCGTGCTGGGCTCCCCTCCGCCGAGGTGTGGGCGTGCCCAGGTGGCCGCCAGCAGTCAGGAGAGGACAGTCCTGTCGCCTGCCAGGAAGGCAGGAGGAGAGAGCCCCGCTCTGGCCCCCGAGGGGTGTGGCCGCCCCCCATTTGCTGTCAGCGGAGCTGCTCTCCTGGGGCTAAAAGCGGGCGCCCCCAGGACAAAGGCTGTGAAGATCAGGAGAGGGGCCAGTGACAAGGTCCTGAGGTTTGGGGGGCAACCGCCAACGGGGGGTGCCCTCGCCACCCCCCAGCTGCCTCCCGAGTTGGGGGCCGGTCTCAGGAGGAGGCCCACGCCGGCCGGGGTGGCGCCCAGCCGGTCCTGCTCTGAGCCCAGACTCTACCCCGTGCCCTTCCTGGTGCCCCTGCTGGTGGCCCGACGGGAGGCCCGCGGGGGCCCCGCGCTGGCCTTGTTCCCCTCAGAAGCGGCTGCTGTGGCGGCcgggggggaggcacagaaacaGCGCCGGTGGCTGTCCTCCGTGGAGGTCTCGGGCGGCCTGGGGCCCCACAGGCCGGCAGTGAGCAGAGGGGGCGGGCAGCGGCCCGTGTGCGTCCGGGCCAGGCCCAGGCTGCCCCCCCGGGCCCCCCGCGCCAGGAGCGAGTCAGAGGGCTCCGAGCACTCTGCCGAGggtgcctccctgcctccatctgCTGCCACCGAGACCAGCGAGGACGACAGGGCCAGCGACCACACTGCCAGCTGCTTTGGGGACAAGGAGTCCAGCAGCAGTGACTCGGAAGGCGGGGCCTGGCCTGGGGCGCGTCCCCCACAGCTCCCGCGGGCCCCAGCCGCCCGCAGGCCGCCCCTGCCCCCCGTGCCCAAAGTGTGCCGGATCAAGGCCTCCAAGGCCCTGAAGAGAAAGATCCGGAGGTTCCAGCCGGCGTCACTGAGGGTCATGACCATGGTGTGA